The Spirochaetota bacterium DNA segment GTTACACGAAATATTCCTCGTTAACACGCACGATAAATGGTAGATGGCGGTATTCGTATGCCGCATCTATGCCGTAACCGGCTACCCATACATCGGGAACGGTAAATCCAATGTAATCAATTTCAAGCTGGCTTCGAATATTCTGTACCTCACGGGTGGGGTTGTCAAGGCGTTTGTACAGCAAACTGCAAATTTTTAAGCTCTTTGCGTTGCGTTCATTAAGCAGGTAGTTTTTAAGCCATGACAATGTAAACCCCTGGTCAGCAATATCCTCAACTAGTAACAAATCACGTCCTTCAATATTTTTGGGCGATAGCTCCAGCGTCACTGCCCGGTAATGTTCACCACTTGACTTTATTGTCTTATCGTACACGCTGGTTTTTATGCAGTGGATGCTGGCATTGATGCCACCCTGCCTGAAAATTGCACGCGAGAGATCTGCAGCGAAAATAAATGAACCTGTGAGTACCAGCAGGATGTCAATATGTTTGCTGTGGTTGAAGTCGGCAACGATATCATCTGCAAGTGCAGTGACTCTTTTATAAATACACTGTTCAGTAATAAGCA contains these protein-coding regions:
- a CDS encoding phosphoribosyltransferase family protein — encoded protein: MILPVSNYTSVINVPMEGVCDSSEDDSSLSNQFALLQDPKLHSVLITEQCIYKRVTALADDIVADFNHSKHIDILLVLTGSFIFAADLSRAIFRQGGINASIHCIKTSVYDKTIKSSGEHYRAVTLELSPKNIEGRDLLLVEDIADQGFTLSWLKNYLLNERNAKSLKICSLLYKRLDNPTREVQNIRSQLEIDYIGFTVPDVWVAGYGIDAAYEYRHLPFIVRVNEEYFV